The DNA segment ACCCGGTGATGAGCCACGCGATGATCCCGTTGCCCAACCCGTGCACGTGGAAGAGCGGGAGGACGGCGAGGTAGCGATCGTCACTCGTTATGCGCCAGCACGCGGCGAGCGAGACTCCGTTGGCGAGGAAGTTGTTGTGCGAGAGGACTGCCCCCTTCGAGCGCCCGGTCGTTCCCGACGTGTAGACGATGGCCGCCGCCGCGTCGCCATCGATCGCCCGGCGGACGGTCGAGTCCTCTTCCCCTGCGGCATCGCGCACGAGGGCCGCGATCTCCCACACCGCCGTCGAGGCGGGGAAGAGCGAGGCCCCCTCGTCGCCGGCCACCACCACCGCCACGGGTTCGGCGTCGCTCACGATGTGGGCGATTTCGCGCTCCCGGTACAGGATGTTGATCGGGACGACAATCACCCCGAGCTTCACGCAGGCCAGGAAGAGATCGATGAACTCGGCGCGATTGGGGAGGTAGAGCGCGAGGCGATCTCCCGGCTGCACGCCGCGACGCTCGAGGAGGCGCGCCAGGCGGTTGCTGCGCGCGTCGAGCGCACCGAAGGTCAGCGTCTCGACGGTGCCATCGGCGCGCTCGTGCTCGAGCGCGGGGACGTCGCGGCGCCCGAGGAGCGAGAGGTCGAACAGGTCGAGAAGTTGCATGGCGGCGCTAACCTAGCGCCTGCACGGCGCGCCGCCAGTTCAACGCGCGTGCACCGCCTTCCCTTCGTCCGCCCGCGGGCCGGCGCTCGCCGGCCCGCCGGTGATCAGATCGCGGGGACCATCACCTGGTGCTCACCGCGCTCGTACACCACGCTCGCGCGCCCCACCAGGAGCGGATCGAGCGGACCGATCGCCTCGAGCACCTTGCTCTTGTAGGGGAGCTTGTGAAGCACGTAGCGCATCGCATTCAGGCGCGCGCGCTTCTTACAGTCGGACTTGATCACCGTCCACGGCGAGTCGGCGGTGTCGGTGTAGAAGAACATCGCTTCCTTCGCCTTCGTGTACTCGCTCCACTTGTCGATCGAGGCCATGTCGACGGGGGAGAGCTTCCACTGCTTGAGCGGGTGCGACTTGCGCTCCTTGAACCGGCGCTTCTGCTCCTCGCGGCTCACCGAGAACCAGAACTTGATCAGGTGCACGCCGCTGCGCACGAGGTTGCGCTCGAACTCGGGACACTGGCGCATGAACTCCGTGTACTCGTCAGGCGAGCAGAAGCTCATCACCCGCTCCACGCCGGCGCGGTTGTACCACGAGCGATCGAACATCACGATCTCCCCCGCCGTGGGGAGGTGCTGCACGTAGCGCTGGAAGTACCACTGGCCGCGCTCCACCTCGCTCGGCTTCTCGAGGGCGACGACACGCGCACCGCGGGGATTGAGGTGCTCCATGAAGCGCTTGATCGCTCCGCCCTTGCCGGCGGCATCGCGCCCCTCGAAGAGGATGATCACCTTTTGCCCCGTGGCCTTCACCCACTGCTGCAGCTTGAGCAGCTCCACCTGCAATCCGTACTTGTGCCGCTCGTAGTTCTTGCGCGACATCAGGTTCTTGTACGGATAGCCCCCGGAGCGCCAGTCGTCGGCCAGCAAGGCGTCGGCGTGCTCGGAGTGCGTGCGCTCGGCCTGCCGCCCGTGCGCGAGAATCGCATCGCGCAGGGCGGTCACGTCATCGGGCGAGGCGCCGTGCATGATCGCGTCGAGCGAGTCGATCAGCGTGGCGATCTTCCCCGGGGGCGAGGAGGCGATGATGTCCCTCACCGCCGTCTCCTTCGACGTGCGCGCGGCCACCACCGCTTCGCCCACGGAGAACTGTTCGATCGCCTCGGGCGATGACAGGCTGGGGGCGATGTCGCCCGCTGTCATGGCGCGATCGCCTCCACGCTTGGTGGACACGGCGCGACGGCGGCGCGCCGCACTGGCCGATGTCCCGCGTGACTTCCTGCGTGGCGTCTCGCGAGGTGTCCCGCGGGACTTCCCCGCGGCCTTTCCGCGGGCGCTCGCGCCGCTCGTCGCAGCTGACGGTGCGTTGTCACGCGACGTCGCCCGCTCGGACGGCGTGGCGGTGGACGTGGCAGCCTTCGCGGGGGTGGTCTTCTTGCGTTTGGCGCTCATGACGTGTGCCGAAGTGGGGAGCTGGGACATACCACAGTATCGGCGTCGCGGTACGACGCCGTCACTGCTCGTGCGGTGCGGCGCCAA comes from the Gemmatimonadota bacterium genome and includes:
- the ppk2 gene encoding polyphosphate kinase 2 produces the protein MSAKRKKTTPAKAATSTATPSERATSRDNAPSAATSGASARGKAAGKSRGTPRETPRRKSRGTSASAARRRRAVSTKRGGDRAMTAGDIAPSLSSPEAIEQFSVGEAVVAARTSKETAVRDIIASSPPGKIATLIDSLDAIMHGASPDDVTALRDAILAHGRQAERTHSEHADALLADDWRSGGYPYKNLMSRKNYERHKYGLQVELLKLQQWVKATGQKVIILFEGRDAAGKGGAIKRFMEHLNPRGARVVALEKPSEVERGQWYFQRYVQHLPTAGEIVMFDRSWYNRAGVERVMSFCSPDEYTEFMRQCPEFERNLVRSGVHLIKFWFSVSREEQKRRFKERKSHPLKQWKLSPVDMASIDKWSEYTKAKEAMFFYTDTADSPWTVIKSDCKKRARLNAMRYVLHKLPYKSKVLEAIGPLDPLLVGRASVVYERGEHQVMVPAI